A stretch of the Luteimonas sp. JM171 genome encodes the following:
- the lipB gene encoding lipoyl(octanoyl) transferase LipB codes for MDAVSGALEVALPPARVRDLGRQPYEPVWRAMQRFTDGRDGDCPDEIWLVEHDPVFTLGQSGRTEHILGAGDIPVLHVDRGGQVTYHGPGQLVAYPLLDLRRLKIGVREYVHRIEQAVIDALAEWNIEAARRDGAPGVYVAGAKVAALGIRVRRGCTFHGLAFNVAMDLEPFARINPCGYAGMAVASVADLGGPSGLDAAKPVLMEQMARQLGLTLQPGDGLPDLAAAA; via the coding sequence GTGGACGCTGTGAGCGGGGCGCTGGAAGTGGCGCTGCCGCCCGCGCGGGTGCGCGACCTGGGCCGCCAACCGTATGAGCCGGTATGGCGCGCCATGCAGCGCTTCACCGATGGACGCGATGGCGACTGCCCGGATGAGATCTGGCTGGTCGAGCACGATCCGGTGTTCACCCTCGGCCAGTCCGGCCGCACTGAACACATCCTCGGCGCGGGGGACATTCCCGTCCTGCACGTGGACCGTGGCGGCCAGGTCACCTACCACGGGCCGGGCCAGCTGGTGGCCTATCCGCTGCTGGACCTGCGCCGGCTGAAGATCGGCGTGCGCGAATACGTGCACCGCATCGAGCAGGCGGTGATCGATGCGCTGGCCGAGTGGAACATCGAGGCCGCCCGCCGCGACGGCGCCCCCGGGGTGTACGTGGCGGGGGCCAAGGTGGCGGCGCTGGGCATCCGCGTGCGTCGCGGCTGCACCTTCCATGGGCTGGCCTTCAACGTCGCCATGGACCTGGAGCCCTTCGCTCGCATCAACCCCTGCGGCTACGCCGGCATGGCGGTGGCGTCGGTGGCCGACCTGGGCGGGCCGTCGGGCCTGGACGCGGCCAAGCCGGTGCTGATGGAGCAGATGGCGCGCCAGCTCGGCCTCACGCTGCAGCCCGGGGACGGGCTGCCGGATCTCGCCGCCGCCGCCTGA
- a CDS encoding DUF493 family protein has translation MAIKSDNPEHGFQFPGEFEITAMGPSDAGLENEMPGLLASAGVRVVEGSLALRASRAGNYVSVRMSFRAVSREQYEAAHEAVRQHPQVKWTL, from the coding sequence ATGGCAATCAAATCCGACAATCCCGAACACGGCTTCCAGTTCCCCGGTGAGTTCGAGATCACCGCGATGGGGCCCTCCGACGCAGGCCTTGAAAACGAGATGCCCGGGCTGCTGGCCTCGGCCGGCGTGCGGGTGGTGGAGGGATCGCTCGCGCTGCGGGCCTCGCGCGCGGGCAACTACGTGTCGGTGCGGATGTCGTTCCGCGCGGTCTCGCGCGAACAGTACGAGGCCGCGCACGAGGCGGTCCGCCAGCATCCGCAGGTGAAGTGGACGCTGTGA